CAGATCTTGAGCCTGATCTTGGGCCAAATCGCCCTCCTGCACCGTCGGCCTGGCGGCCCCGGACAGAGGCGTGACCGGTGCGGCCATTGCAGGCGCACCGAGCAATATCGCAGCGCCGATCATGACAACAAGCGCTCCAGGAGTTTTGGTCACAGGCATGCCATTCCCTCCAATGCTCAATTTTCGACCGCACTCGGCTGACTGCGATTCGTTGCGCGGTTGTGACGAGTTTGGGGCCGGCACTGGTCGCAAAACGACCATGGCACTGGATGCGACGCTTGATGCCGATGCGTTAGGGAGGCTACCATATGGCCGATGCCCGACGATAAGGTCAAACGACGGCTGACCACCGTGCTGTGCGCTGATGTGTACGGCTATTCTCGCCTCATGGAAGCAGATGAGGCGGGAACGCTGGAGACGCTCCGCCGCTACCGCACCTCCATTGCGGGATTGGTGGAGCGTCATGACGGCCGCATCGTGAATACCTGGGGCGATGCTGTGATCGCCGAATTCGCCAGCGTCGTCGAGGCCGTGCAATGCGCGGTCGAGATCCAGCAGGAAATTTCCAACCAGGATTCAGACCCGCCTCGCGCGCACCCGATGCGGTTTCGCATCGGCATCAATCTCGGGGATGTGATGGTGGACGGCTCCGACATCTATGGCGACGGGGTCAATATCGCGTCGCGGCTGCAAGAACTCGCCGAACCCGGCGGCGTCGTGATCTCGAGCTCAGTCTACGATCAGGTGCACAACAAGCTATCCGTTGGCTTCGACTGTCTCGGCCAGCGACCCATGAAAAACATTGCTCCGGTGACGAGCTATCGTCTGACCTTGGGCGGTCAAACCGCCGGGCGAGGGAGCTTTGCGGTCAACGAAAGCCCAACTCGGCGGGAGGAAGCCGGTCGCCTGCGGATGGGCGACAGGCATGAGCCATCCTCGTGGATGGGTGTCGTCTCGGGTTGGCTGGCCAAACTGCCCCGACCGGTTGCAGCGGCCCTCACGGTGTCGGCCTTTCTGATTCTGATCAATCTTTTTACCGGCGCGCATAAGATCTGGTTCCATTGGCCCGTCGCAGCCATCCTCTTCGGTGTCCTCATGCGGACAGCGCTCGGACGTCGACCTGGGTCGGACAGCAAGGAGGAGCGCTGAACGAGGCGGCACGACCGCATCTTCGCGCCTGCTACTGCGCAC
This portion of the Bradyrhizobium diazoefficiens genome encodes:
- a CDS encoding adenylate/guanylate cyclase domain-containing protein; this translates as MPDDKVKRRLTTVLCADVYGYSRLMEADEAGTLETLRRYRTSIAGLVERHDGRIVNTWGDAVIAEFASVVEAVQCAVEIQQEISNQDSDPPRAHPMRFRIGINLGDVMVDGSDIYGDGVNIASRLQELAEPGGVVISSSVYDQVHNKLSVGFDCLGQRPMKNIAPVTSYRLTLGGQTAGRGSFAVNESPTRREEAGRLRMGDRHEPSSWMGVVSGWLAKLPRPVAAALTVSAFLILINLFTGAHKIWFHWPVAAILFGVLMRTALGRRPGSDSKEER